The following proteins come from a genomic window of Populus alba chromosome 12, ASM523922v2, whole genome shotgun sequence:
- the LOC118044575 gene encoding E2F transcription factor-like E2FE, translated as MALSYSDIIDPSSRHHTYSRKQKSLGLLCTNFLTLYNRDDIDVIGLDDAASKLGVERRRIYDIVNVLESVGVLARKAKNKYLWKGFAAVPKALQELKEEGLRDNVNTIDKQSNNSVKVADDDEDEDDDSDSNPNTGSQNENSGIIKSTAASRFDHRREKSLGLLTQNFVKLFVCFNANLISLDESAKLLLGDGHKSSIMRTKVRRLYDIANVLSSLKLIEKTHTADTRKPAFRWLGLRGKSENGSGDPLAPFESRKRTFGADVTNICSKRNQTDSSVDGDKSKNLKMQKEIKDENIVTVVQRGNFEQDSQQNSGSFQFGPFAPVSIARVGNSEEKVTQIYDWEGLSSTFRPQYHNQALRDLFFHYTEAWKSWYTEVAGKKPLHIS; from the exons atggcgTTGTCTTACAGTGATATTATAGATCCCTCTTCAAGGCATCACACTTATAGCAGGAAACAGAAATCTCTCGGTCTCTTATGCACCAA TTTCTTGACCCTGTATAATCGAGATGACATTGACGTGATTGGACTTGATGACGCTGCTTCAAAATtag GAGTTGAGAGAAGGCGGATCTATGATATAGTCAATGTTTTGGAGAGTGTTGGG GTTCTTGCAAGAAAAGCAAAGAACAAGTATTTATGGAAGGGATTTGCTGCAGTCCCTAAAGCTTTACAAGAATTAAAG GAAGAGGGTTTGAGAGATAATGTCAATACAATTGATAAGCAAAGCAATAATTCTGTGAAA GTTGCagatgatgatgaggatgaagatgatgactcTGATTCCAATCCTAACACTGGAAGCCAGAATGAGAATTCTGGTATTATCAAATCTACAGCGGCGTCAAGATTTG ATCACAGGAGGGAAAAGTCGCTGGGTCTTCTGACTCAGAATTTTGTCAAGCTCTTTGTGTGCTTCAAC GCAAATTTGATCTCGCTAGATGAATCTGCCAAGTTATTACTCGGGGATGGCCATAAATCCTCAATTATGAGAA CAAAAGTAAGGAGGCTATATGACATCGCAAATGTGCTTTCTTCTCTAAAACTTATTGAAAAG ACACATACTGCTGACACAAGGAAACCTGCTTTCAGGTGGTTAGGTTTGAGAGGAAAATCGGAGAATGGATCAGGTGATCCTTTGGCTCCTTTTGAGTCTAGGAAGAGGACATTTGGAGCTGATGTCACAAACATATGTTCTAAAAGAAACCAAACGGATTCTTCAGTTGATGGGGATAAAAGCAAGAATCTGAAGATGCAGAAGGAAATAAAAGATGAGAATATTGTAACTGTCGTTCAGAGAGGCAATTTCGAACAGGATTCACAGCAGAACTCAGGAAGTTTCCAGTTTGGTCCTTTTGCTCCTGTTAGCATAGCCAGAGTTGGCAACTCTGAAGAGAAAGTAACTCAGATCTATGATTGGGAGGGTCTTTCCTCTACTTTCCGTCCTCAATACCACAACCAAG CTTTGAGAGATCTCTTTTTTCACTACACGGAAGCATGGAAATCATGGTACACGGAAGTTGCTGGGAAGAAACCATTACACATCTCCTAG